The Methylomicrobium agile genome has a segment encoding these proteins:
- a CDS encoding integrase arm-type DNA-binding domain-containing protein, giving the protein MAEKLNFTQKRIAELPIPESGRLEYYDSGCPKLTCRVSSTGVKSFVLLKWTGRTAQRVTLGRFPDLTVDDARWMARDALGEFAQGVNPTEEKRKQRHRNITLQELLDKYLADKTDLREASVLDYTKKIKQGFPDWLDKPISEITRDKVLAQRTKLTGGRDNKLRVLRLLKNTAEI; this is encoded by the coding sequence ATGGCGGAAAAACTCAACTTCACTCAAAAGCGGATCGCAGAACTTCCGATACCGGAAAGCGGGCGTTTGGAATACTACGACAGCGGCTGCCCAAAATTGACTTGCCGGGTAAGCAGTACCGGCGTGAAATCATTCGTCCTGCTGAAATGGACGGGGCGGACGGCGCAGCGCGTCACTTTGGGACGCTTTCCTGATCTGACCGTCGATGATGCGCGGTGGATGGCGCGGGATGCGTTGGGCGAGTTTGCCCAAGGCGTCAACCCGACCGAAGAAAAACGCAAGCAACGCCACCGCAACATTACCCTGCAAGAATTGCTCGATAAGTATCTGGCCGACAAAACCGACTTGCGCGAAGCGTCCGTGCTGGACTATACCAAAAAGATCAAACAAGGCTTCCCCGACTGGCTCGATAAACCGATCAGCGAAATCACCCGTGATAAGGTGCTGGCACAGCGCACCAAGCTGACCGGCGGCCGGGATAACAAATTGCGCGTGCTGCGGCTGCTGAAAAACACGGCGGAGATTTAA
- a CDS encoding IS5 family transposase, protein MNTPTQSSFAKLEYSSKKRQTRREKFLSEMEPVVPWALLLAQLEAHYPQSGRRGRQPMALNRMLRIYCMQQWFSYSDRQMEDARYEIDSIRRFAGFGSVTEALPDETTILNFRHWLEKHKLTEVLLATINHYLKERGLLVSKGTMVDATIIHAPSSTKNQAQQRDPDMHQTKKGHQWYFGMKIHVGADVKSGAVHRVTVTAANTADIVELPKLLREDDQAIFADAGYTSDDYKKGSHYLGLNWCVNDKRKPGKNLSNRQRKRNRQYASVRARVEHIFRIIKCQFGFRKTRYRGLKKNTAQVNGLVGLANLYLLHRQLMAA, encoded by the coding sequence ATGAACACACCGACGCAAAGCAGTTTTGCCAAACTCGAATACAGCAGCAAAAAGCGCCAAACCCGACGGGAAAAATTTCTGTCGGAAATGGAGCCAGTGGTGCCGTGGGCGTTATTGTTAGCCCAGCTCGAAGCGCATTATCCGCAAAGCGGTCGGCGCGGGAGGCAACCGATGGCCTTGAATCGCATGTTGCGCATTTACTGCATGCAACAATGGTTCAGCTACTCGGACCGCCAGATGGAAGACGCACGATATGAAATCGACAGCATTCGCCGTTTTGCCGGCTTCGGCAGCGTCACCGAAGCGCTGCCGGACGAAACGACGATCCTCAACTTCCGTCATTGGTTGGAAAAGCACAAGCTGACTGAAGTGCTGTTGGCGACGATCAACCATTATTTGAAGGAACGCGGCCTGTTGGTCTCCAAAGGCACAATGGTGGATGCCACGATTATTCATGCTCCCAGCTCGACCAAGAACCAAGCGCAGCAGCGTGACCCGGACATGCACCAAACCAAGAAAGGCCACCAATGGTATTTCGGGATGAAAATCCATGTCGGTGCCGACGTGAAGTCAGGCGCGGTCCACCGCGTGACGGTGACGGCGGCCAATACCGCCGACATCGTGGAATTGCCCAAGCTATTGCGTGAAGACGATCAAGCCATCTTTGCCGACGCCGGCTACACCAGCGACGACTATAAGAAGGGCTCGCACTATCTGGGGCTGAACTGGTGTGTCAACGATAAGCGGAAACCGGGCAAAAACCTGTCGAACCGCCAACGTAAGCGCAACCGCCAATACGCATCGGTCAGAGCGCGCGTCGAGCACATCTTCCGGATCATCAAATGCCAATTCGGTTTTCGCAAGACCCGTTACCGGGGGTTGAAGAAAAACACCGCTCAAGTCAATGGGCTGGTGGGCTTGGCCAATTTGTATTTGCTGCACCGCCAGTTGATGGCGGCCTAG
- a CDS encoding reverse transcriptase domain-containing protein: MPLLSHLAAGDLISASLKNNLYKLWNRLSSGSYFPPPVKRVEIPKANGKLRPLGIPTIADRIAQARQRCWRDDWVLDMDIRGFFDALDHNWVMKAVAKYTGCRWTLLYTERWLKADVVLPSGERLSREKGTPQGGVISPLLANIFLHLVFDQWMQRHFPCIHFERYADDIVVHCRSESQLKMIAHQIRRRFTQCGLELCEEKTKIVYCKDSNRRGSYPNQSFDFLGVHLQTQKRSR, encoded by the coding sequence ATGCCTCTATTATCTCATCTGGCGGCCGGAGATTTAATCAGCGCTTCCTTAAAGAACAATCTGTATAAGCTATGGAATCGGTTGTCATCGGGCAGCTATTTTCCTCCGCCGGTAAAACGCGTCGAAATTCCCAAGGCGAACGGCAAGTTGAGGCCCCTGGGTATCCCGACCATCGCCGATCGAATCGCGCAGGCGCGGCAACGCTGCTGGCGGGATGACTGGGTGCTGGACATGGACATCCGCGGTTTCTTCGATGCGTTGGATCATAACTGGGTTATGAAGGCGGTTGCCAAGTACACCGGCTGTAGATGGACATTGCTGTACACCGAACGCTGGTTAAAGGCCGATGTGGTACTGCCGAGTGGAGAGCGGCTAAGCCGCGAGAAAGGCACGCCGCAGGGCGGCGTCATCAGTCCGTTACTGGCCAATATCTTTCTGCATTTGGTCTTCGATCAATGGATGCAAAGGCACTTTCCATGTATCCATTTCGAACGCTATGCCGACGATATTGTGGTGCATTGCCGGAGTGAGAGTCAGCTGAAAATGATCGCGCATCAAATCAGGCGGCGGTTTACCCAGTGCGGTCTTGAACTCTGCGAGGAGAAAACCAAGATCGTGTACTGTAAGGACTCAAACCGAAGGGGAAGCTATCCAAATCAGAGCTTCGATTTTCTGGGGGTACACCTTCAGACCCAGAAGCGTTCGCGATAG
- a CDS encoding group II intron maturase-specific domain-containing protein, whose translation MRAKLKGHPLIKAGYPRSIEELARVINPIIQGWIAYYGRFRKSAMSAIYSYINDKLLNWIRRKFKPLKRRKWRAGQWLRELYRQNPTLFAHWRVWLNNKSRMNREVHVRFLGQLKGEVPFG comes from the coding sequence ATGAGAGCAAAGCTGAAAGGACATCCGTTGATAAAAGCGGGCTACCCTCGAAGCATTGAGGAGCTGGCTAGGGTCATTAATCCGATCATCCAGGGATGGATCGCTTATTACGGCAGGTTTAGAAAATCGGCCATGTCGGCCATTTATAGCTATATCAACGACAAACTCTTGAACTGGATACGGCGGAAATTCAAACCGCTAAAGCGCCGGAAATGGCGTGCCGGTCAATGGTTGCGGGAGCTCTACCGACAAAATCCGACGTTATTTGCACATTGGCGCGTTTGGCTGAATAACAAGAGCCGTATGAATCGAGAGGTTCACGTACGATTCCTTGGGCAGCTGAAGGGGGAGGTTCCCTTCGGCTGA